The proteins below are encoded in one region of Pseudoduganella armeniaca:
- the nagZ gene encoding beta-N-acetylhexosaminidase, translated as MAVQTTGQGMERDTADRAIGQLFMVGFDGLVPDEAIARLIRARRVGGVILFRRNVHTPGQVATLCRRLQEINAEVSDEPLLIALDQEGGMVMRIEQGVTPMPAPMAFQAAGASDDCRALHRISGDEMRRIGVNMLLAPVLDVNNNRSNPVIGVRAFGEDAATVIEYGGAAIDGLRQAGVIVTAKHFPGHGDTAVDSHHAMALVAHGQERLRQVELAPFRAAIAQGVDAIMTAHVAFPAFEADAGVPATLSRAVLTGLLREEMGYDGVVISDCLEMGAIADGIGVEAGAVGTLRAGADIVLISHTEARQHAAIDAVAAALAAGELSSQRIDEALARVRRLKQAAAVRGWRTLPAEPAGLMAPEALALAADVQRRALKVAGSYRPLDRAQPVALVTFEVRDRTEVDEVANGRNKEARSSMLDALRAAGFDVTEHALSAQPTAADADAAIAFAQGAAQIVVQTYNAMLVAEQQRVLAALPAARLWVVAGRLPYDLDLVPGAQGRLAAYGCRPPALAPVVERLVSGG; from the coding sequence ATGGCAGTGCAGACGACAGGGCAGGGCATGGAACGGGACACGGCGGACCGCGCGATCGGACAGTTGTTCATGGTGGGCTTCGACGGCCTGGTGCCGGACGAGGCCATCGCGCGGCTGATCCGCGCGCGGCGCGTGGGCGGCGTGATCCTGTTCCGCCGCAATGTGCACACGCCGGGCCAGGTGGCCACCTTGTGCCGCCGGCTGCAGGAAATCAACGCCGAGGTGTCGGACGAACCGCTGCTGATCGCGCTGGACCAGGAAGGCGGCATGGTGATGCGCATCGAGCAGGGCGTGACGCCGATGCCGGCGCCGATGGCGTTCCAGGCGGCCGGTGCGAGCGACGACTGCCGCGCGCTGCACCGCATCAGCGGCGACGAGATGCGCCGCATCGGCGTCAACATGCTGCTGGCGCCGGTGCTGGACGTGAACAACAACCGCAGCAATCCCGTCATCGGCGTGCGCGCCTTCGGCGAGGATGCCGCCACCGTGATCGAATACGGCGGCGCCGCCATCGACGGCCTGCGGCAGGCCGGCGTGATCGTCACCGCCAAGCATTTCCCCGGCCACGGCGACACGGCCGTCGACTCGCACCACGCGATGGCGCTGGTGGCGCACGGCCAGGAGCGCCTGCGCCAGGTCGAGCTGGCGCCGTTCCGCGCCGCCATCGCGCAAGGGGTGGACGCGATCATGACGGCGCACGTGGCGTTCCCCGCCTTCGAAGCCGATGCGGGCGTGCCGGCCACCTTGTCGCGCGCCGTGCTGACGGGCCTGTTGCGCGAGGAGATGGGCTACGACGGCGTCGTCATTTCCGACTGCCTGGAGATGGGCGCGATCGCCGATGGCATCGGCGTCGAGGCCGGCGCGGTGGGTACGCTGCGGGCGGGCGCGGACATCGTGCTGATCTCGCACACGGAAGCGCGCCAGCACGCCGCCATCGACGCGGTGGCCGCCGCGCTGGCGGCTGGCGAACTGTCCAGCCAGCGCATCGACGAGGCGCTGGCGCGCGTGCGCCGGCTGAAGCAGGCCGCCGCCGTGCGCGGCTGGCGCACGCTGCCGGCCGAACCGGCCGGGCTGATGGCGCCGGAAGCGCTGGCGCTGGCGGCCGACGTGCAGCGCCGCGCGCTGAAGGTCGCGGGCAGTTACCGGCCGCTGGATCGCGCGCAGCCGGTGGCGCTGGTCACGTTCGAGGTGCGCGACCGCACCGAGGTGGACGAGGTGGCCAATGGCCGCAACAAGGAGGCACGCAGCTCGATGCTGGACGCGCTGCGCGCGGCCGGCTTCGACGTGACCGAACATGCGCTGTCGGCCCAGCCCACGGCCGCCGACGCCGATGCCGCGATCGCTTTCGCGCAAGGCGCCGCGCAGATCGTCGTGCAGACATATAACGCGATGCTGGTGGCCGAGCAGCAGCGCGTGCTGGCGGCGCTGCCGGCCGCGCGGCTGTGGGTGGTCGCCGGGCGCCTGCCGTATGACCTCGATCTGGTGCCGGGCGCGCAGGGCCGCCTGGCCGCCTACGGCTGCCGCCCGCCGGCGCTGGCGCCGGTGGTGGAGCGGCTGGTCAGCGGCGGGTGA